A genome region from Euphorbia lathyris chromosome 4, ddEupLath1.1, whole genome shotgun sequence includes the following:
- the LOC136226667 gene encoding large ribosomal subunit protein uL16-like, whose protein sequence is MGRRPARCYRQIKNKPYPKSRFCRGVPDPKIRIYDVGMKKKGVDEFPFCVHLVSWEKENVSSEALEAARIACNKYMTKFAGKDAFHLRVRVHPFHVLRINKMLSCAGADRLQTGMRGAFGKPQGVCARVAIGQVLLSVRCKDSNSHHAQEALRRAKFKFPGRQKIIVSRKWGFTKINRTDYIKLKSENRIQPDGVNAKLFGCHGPLANRKPGRAFLTAV, encoded by the exons ATGGGCAGAA GACCGGCCAGATGCTACCGTCAGATCAAGAACAAGCCGTATCCAAAATCACGGTTTTGCCGTGGTGTTCCAGATCCCAAAATCAGGATTTATGATGTTGGGATGAAGAAGAAGGGTGTTGATGAGTTCCCATTCTGTGTCCACTTGGTGTCTTGGGAAAAGGAGAATGTCTCAAGTGAAGCTCTTGAGGCTGCACGAATTGCCTGCAATAAATACATGACCAAATTTGCCGGAAAGGATGCTTTCCATTTGAGGGTTAGGGTTCATCCTTTCCATGTCCTGCGTATTAATAAGATGCTTTCGTGTGCTGGAGCTGATAGGCTCCAAACTGGTATGCGAGGTGCTTTTGGCAAGCCTCAAGGTGTTTGTGCTAGAGTTGCTATTGGCCAGGTTCTCTTGTCTGTTAGGTGCAAGGACAGCAACAGTCACCATGCTCAGGAAGCTCTTCGACGTGCCAAGTTCAAGTTTCCCGGTCGCCAAAAGATCATTGTCAGCAGGAAGTG GGGTTTTACCAAGATCAATCGAACTGATTATATAAAATTGAAGTCGGAGAATCGCATTCAACCAGATGGTGTTAATGCCAAG cTCTTTGGATGCCATGGACCCTTGGCAAATCGCAAACCTGGACGGGCGTTTTTAACTGCAGTTTAA